A genomic region of Syntrophorhabdales bacterium contains the following coding sequences:
- the thiC gene encoding phosphomethylpyrimidine synthase ThiC has protein sequence MMENQLVKAREGQITQAVEQIAQDEAVDKERLRALVASGKVVILENNQHKGFTPKGVGKDLSIKVNANLGTSPECVDINVEIEKLNMAMEAGADTVMDLSTGGDLDDIRRIIIEHSKIPLGTVPIYQAAVEAIKKRKSVTKMDPEELFDVIEKHGQSGVDFVTVHTGVTRQTLERLKLQGRVTDIVSRGGAFLAEWIIVNNRENPLYEQFDRLVAIAKKYDMTLSLGDGLRPGSTGDATDRAQIQELITLGELCQEAWQKGVQVMIEGPGHVPLNLIEGNIMLEKKLCNEAPFYVLGPIVTDVAPGYDHITAAIGGALAGYCGADFICYVTPSEHLGLPSPLDVREGVVVARIAAHAADIARGNEKAIERDRQMSRFRKALDWEGQLKMAIDPEKIRSFRKERSLHDDVCSMCGEYCAMKLVKDYFAKK, from the coding sequence ATGATGGAAAACCAGCTAGTCAAGGCCCGTGAAGGGCAGATCACGCAGGCTGTGGAGCAGATAGCACAGGATGAGGCTGTCGATAAAGAACGGTTGCGCGCTCTTGTCGCTTCCGGAAAGGTCGTTATTCTCGAGAACAACCAACACAAGGGCTTCACCCCCAAAGGCGTCGGCAAAGATCTCTCTATCAAAGTCAATGCAAACCTGGGTACGTCGCCGGAATGCGTTGATATCAATGTAGAGATAGAGAAGTTGAATATGGCGATGGAGGCCGGTGCCGACACGGTCATGGATCTGTCCACAGGCGGAGATCTTGATGACATACGAAGAATCATCATAGAACACTCAAAGATACCATTAGGCACAGTGCCCATATACCAGGCAGCCGTTGAAGCCATCAAGAAGAGAAAGAGCGTAACGAAAATGGACCCTGAGGAGCTTTTCGATGTGATTGAAAAGCACGGTCAAAGCGGTGTCGATTTCGTAACGGTCCACACCGGTGTCACGCGTCAAACACTGGAAAGGCTCAAATTACAGGGACGCGTCACCGACATAGTGAGCAGAGGCGGGGCTTTTCTCGCCGAGTGGATCATTGTCAACAACCGCGAGAATCCGCTCTACGAACAGTTCGACAGGCTGGTCGCCATAGCGAAGAAATATGACATGACGCTCTCCCTGGGAGACGGACTGCGTCCCGGCTCCACGGGCGATGCCACTGACAGGGCGCAGATACAGGAGCTCATAACATTGGGCGAGCTCTGCCAGGAAGCCTGGCAGAAAGGTGTCCAGGTGATGATCGAAGGACCGGGGCATGTACCTCTAAACCTGATCGAGGGGAACATCATGCTCGAGAAGAAGCTCTGTAACGAGGCGCCATTTTACGTGCTCGGCCCGATCGTTACCGATGTCGCTCCCGGATACGACCACATCACTGCCGCCATAGGCGGCGCTCTGGCAGGCTACTGCGGGGCCGATTTCATTTGTTACGTTACACCTTCAGAGCACCTGGGTCTTCCTTCTCCTCTCGATGTAAGAGAAGGCGTTGTGGTGGCGAGAATTGCTGCGCACGCAGCAGACATTGCACGAGGTAACGAGAAGGCTATTGAACGGGACAGGCAGATGTCCAGGTTTCGCAAGGCCCTTGATTGGGAGGGCCAACTGAAAATGGCTATCGATCCCGAGAAGATACGTTCTTTCCGCAAGGAGCGAAGCCTGCACGATGATGTGTGCAGCATGTGCGGCGAGTACTGTGCCATGAAGCTTGTCAAAGACTATTTTGCCAAAAAGTGA
- the xseA gene encoding exodeoxyribonuclease VII large subunit, producing MQQAGAWPIHLYTVSQLTSRIRESLHKQFRGILVEGEISNFKLYPSGHLYFTLKDESSSLRAIMFNFQGKYPEGFIKDGAAVICSGRIDVYEKRGEYRLLVDELEVRGLGLLQLQFQILKEKLFKEGLFDESRKRPLPLLPFKIGIVTSPAGAAIRDMLKVISQKYENMTVLIYPVRVQGDGAGLEIAEGIRCFNEHKEVDVIIVGRGGGSLEDLACFNEECVARAIHASEIPVISAVGHEIDFTIADFVADLRAPTPTAAAEMVVRNKQELLASLLACEQKLESCIRKRLEKNRLLLYQSFAELRERKDLFTKHRIYVDELSSALVRSVAAILDQKRTRLNGTAQRLDDLNPESILKRGYSITVNKATKEVIKESSQLLPKDKVQIKLYKGEIDAVVSKTTPPESA from the coding sequence TTGCAACAGGCCGGCGCATGGCCCATCCATCTTTATACCGTCTCTCAGCTCACTTCCCGCATCAGGGAGTCTCTGCATAAGCAGTTCAGAGGCATACTTGTTGAGGGAGAAATATCTAATTTCAAGCTCTATCCTTCCGGCCACCTCTATTTTACGCTGAAAGACGAATCTTCTTCGCTCAGGGCAATCATGTTCAACTTTCAGGGCAAATACCCTGAGGGGTTCATCAAAGACGGCGCGGCAGTGATCTGCAGCGGAAGAATCGACGTTTACGAAAAAAGGGGAGAGTACAGGCTTCTTGTCGACGAACTCGAGGTGAGAGGGCTGGGCCTCCTTCAGCTTCAGTTTCAGATACTCAAGGAAAAGCTCTTTAAGGAAGGTCTCTTTGACGAATCCCGCAAGCGTCCCCTCCCCCTGCTGCCGTTTAAGATAGGCATCGTTACCTCTCCTGCGGGAGCGGCGATACGGGATATGCTCAAGGTCATATCGCAGAAGTATGAGAATATGACGGTGCTCATCTATCCGGTCCGGGTGCAGGGAGATGGGGCCGGCCTGGAGATCGCAGAAGGAATACGATGCTTTAACGAGCATAAGGAAGTAGACGTGATTATCGTGGGCAGAGGAGGAGGCTCTCTTGAAGACCTCGCATGCTTCAATGAAGAGTGCGTAGCACGTGCCATCCACGCGTCAGAAATACCTGTCATATCAGCAGTCGGTCACGAGATCGATTTTACGATAGCCGATTTTGTTGCCGACCTGAGAGCGCCGACGCCGACCGCAGCCGCGGAAATGGTCGTGCGGAACAAACAAGAGCTCCTGGCGTCGCTGCTTGCCTGCGAGCAGAAGCTGGAAAGCTGTATCAGAAAACGACTTGAAAAGAATAGGCTACTCTTGTACCAATCCTTTGCGGAGCTTAGAGAAAGAAAGGATCTCTTCACTAAACACAGGATATACGTGGATGAGCTTTCCAGCGCGCTCGTGAGGTCTGTGGCTGCAATTCTCGATCAGAAGAGGACAAGACTCAACGGCACAGCCCAGCGTCTCGATGATCTGAATCCCGAAAGTATTCTGAAAAGGGGATACAGCATCACCGTCAATAAAGCTACCAAGGAAGTAATCAAAGAGAGCAGTCAACTCCTCCCAAAGGATAAAGTACAGATAAAATTGTACAAGGGTGAGATCGACGCTGTCGTCTCAAAAACAACTCCGCCAGAGAGTGCCTGA
- a CDS encoding patatin-like phospholipase family protein, producing MIFLSSCQTPKSIEPVAAPKREPKVALVLGGGSAKGFAHVGVIRVLEQEKIPVNMIVGTSVGSLIGSIYASNPDGFQLEWLAFKIEKSDILDFSIVYSKMGPVQGAKLESFVERNVAAKRIEDTKIPFFPVATDLNTGETVTLEKGSMARAVHASCAIPGIFAPVTFDKRMLVDGGVTDNVACDIARKKGADIIIGVSLQKDVKNYQIDSAIDVIAQSINIMAREASRSKLECADVIIEPDLHGVPLFDFSQKKLMMEEGIKATGKAVPKIQSLLAKYR from the coding sequence ATGATTTTTCTTTCTTCCTGCCAGACACCCAAGAGTATTGAGCCCGTCGCTGCCCCGAAGAGGGAACCGAAAGTGGCTCTTGTGCTTGGGGGAGGCTCTGCCAAAGGCTTTGCGCATGTTGGCGTGATCAGGGTACTGGAACAGGAAAAGATTCCGGTGAACATGATAGTGGGTACAAGCGTGGGTAGTCTTATCGGCAGCATCTACGCGTCGAATCCCGACGGTTTCCAATTGGAATGGCTCGCCTTCAAGATAGAGAAGAGTGACATACTCGATTTCTCTATCGTCTATTCAAAAATGGGTCCGGTACAGGGAGCGAAGCTTGAAAGCTTTGTCGAGCGTAATGTAGCGGCAAAAAGAATAGAGGATACAAAGATACCCTTCTTCCCTGTTGCAACAGACTTGAATACCGGGGAGACGGTCACCCTCGAGAAAGGATCTATGGCAAGGGCGGTTCATGCCTCCTGCGCGATTCCAGGTATTTTTGCGCCGGTTACGTTCGACAAGAGAATGCTTGTTGATGGCGGTGTTACTGACAACGTAGCCTGTGATATCGCGCGCAAGAAAGGTGCAGACATCATTATCGGCGTCAGTCTCCAGAAGGACGTCAAAAATTATCAGATCGATTCAGCCATAGATGTCATCGCCCAGTCGATAAACATTATGGCAAGAGAAGCGAGCAGATCTAAGCTGGAGTGCGCTGATGTGATCATCGAGCCTGACCTGCACGGCGTTCCACTCTTTGATTTCAGCCAGAAGAAGCTGATGATGGAAGAGGGCATCAAGGCCACCGGGAAGGCTGTGCCGAAGATTCAGTCGCTACTCGCAAAATACCGCTGA
- a CDS encoding MBL fold metallo-hydrolase, with product MIVKQMEVGRMAVFAYLVGCEKTKEALVIDPAGDEDRILHEANKNGLKIKYIVNTHFHVDHMLGNKRMQDLTKATIVIHEKEAHALTHQSPQMLQMFGAEASPPAGKTVKDGDVLSVGEVSLAVLHTPGHSPGAICLYGHGLVFTGDTLFVGGVGRTDLDGGSWQVLVSSIRNKLFTLPDSTVVLPGHNYGSSPKSTIGMEKATNPYVGSRS from the coding sequence GTGATCGTAAAACAGATGGAAGTGGGAAGAATGGCTGTATTTGCCTATCTGGTGGGTTGCGAGAAGACCAAAGAGGCTCTCGTGATAGATCCTGCGGGTGACGAAGATAGAATTCTACACGAAGCCAACAAGAACGGGCTCAAGATAAAATACATCGTCAACACTCATTTTCATGTAGATCACATGCTTGGCAACAAACGCATGCAGGATTTGACCAAGGCGACAATCGTGATTCATGAGAAAGAAGCACATGCCCTGACTCACCAATCTCCGCAAATGTTGCAGATGTTTGGGGCCGAGGCGTCCCCCCCCGCGGGCAAGACCGTAAAAGACGGGGACGTGTTAAGCGTTGGCGAGGTAAGCCTTGCAGTCCTTCACACGCCGGGTCATTCACCCGGCGCTATCTGCCTGTATGGCCACGGGCTCGTTTTCACGGGCGACACCTTGTTCGTAGGAGGTGTTGGGAGAACCGATCTGGACGGCGGCTCCTGGCAGGTGCTTGTTTCCTCCATACGCAATAAGCTCTTCACACTGCCCGACTCGACGGTGGTGCTTCCCGGCCACAATTATGGCAGCTCGCCCAAAAGTACGATAGGCATGGAAAAGGCCACCAATCCGTATGTCGGCTCTCGTTCGTAG
- a CDS encoding thymidylate synthase — MLPVYIDARDIPDAWFQCVYRIFDDDGIHEYCVDRGSFEGCTRREFDIIMVHIKYPGTRPLIPDIPVELGIPTPTSMEYVEDYLQYLMTDSKKQNELYTYGERLTNPKIRIEGRELTLGVNPLQEVIRIYKENKLGTNQAVMEVGMPQDILLEDPPCLRLIDTRVMDNKLHFILYFRSWDLWAGFPSNLAAIQLLKEYMCHETGLEDGSITAVSKGLHLYEYSFGLALKRLRRA; from the coding sequence ATGCTGCCTGTTTACATCGATGCCCGAGACATTCCGGATGCTTGGTTCCAATGCGTCTACCGGATATTTGATGACGACGGCATTCACGAATACTGCGTTGATCGAGGATCTTTTGAGGGGTGCACCAGGAGAGAGTTTGACATAATCATGGTACACATCAAATATCCCGGCACAAGGCCGCTGATCCCCGATATACCCGTCGAGCTCGGGATACCCACCCCTACGAGCATGGAATACGTAGAGGATTACCTCCAGTATCTCATGACGGACAGCAAGAAACAGAACGAACTTTACACCTACGGCGAGCGATTGACAAACCCCAAGATACGCATAGAGGGCAGAGAACTCACGCTGGGCGTCAATCCGCTGCAGGAGGTTATAAGGATTTACAAGGAAAACAAGCTCGGTACAAACCAGGCGGTTATGGAAGTCGGCATGCCGCAAGATATCTTATTGGAGGATCCGCCGTGCCTGCGCCTCATTGACACCCGTGTCATGGATAATAAGCTCCATTTCATTCTCTATTTTAGAAGCTGGGATCTTTGGGCGGGATTTCCTTCCAACCTTGCAGCCATACAACTTCTGAAAGAATACATGTGCCACGAAACCGGGCTGGAAGACGGCTCCATCACCGCAGTAAGTAAAGGACTGCACCTTTACGAGTATTCTTTCGGCCTCGCTCTCAAAAGATTGCGGAGAGCCTGA
- a CDS encoding HU family DNA-binding protein: MTKIDLITKVAGETEIKKAVVEKVLNAITDAIAQALKDGDKIALTGFGTFQCSKRAARTGRNPKTGKEINISACTVPKFKPGNKLKEAVQ, translated from the coding sequence ATGACCAAGATTGATCTGATTACGAAGGTAGCAGGTGAAACAGAAATCAAGAAGGCGGTGGTTGAGAAGGTACTCAATGCTATAACCGACGCCATCGCTCAAGCCCTTAAGGATGGTGACAAGATTGCGCTGACCGGATTTGGCACCTTCCAGTGTTCCAAGAGGGCGGCGCGAACAGGAAGGAACCCAAAGACAGGAAAAGAGATCAACATCAGCGCGTGCACAGTCCCGAAATTCAAACCCGGCAATAAACTCAAGGAGGCGGTACAATAA
- a CDS encoding NAD-dependent epimerase/dehydratase family protein, producing MRTLVTGGCGFIGSHVADAFVGAGHEVVIVDNLSSGILANKNPQARFYRVDICMPELEDVIHDESPEIVIHHAAQISVPLSVKDPLADAEVNIKGTLRLLELSKKHSVKRFIFASTGGAIYGEATVVPTPEEYVPQPSSPYAISKLSCEHYIRFYQKQHNLFPVILRYSNVYGPRQIPHGEAGVVAIFTEALLEKRLPILNHFPDEPEGMVRDYCFVKDIASANLLAASTSKPGTYNIGTARGTTTRQLYEGILKALRVKDIDLSEVYDHPKTADAREGDIKVSTLNIASAQQKLGFIPAFQLHEGLAQTVEWYLARQKAIGD from the coding sequence ATGAGGACACTGGTGACGGGCGGGTGCGGCTTTATAGGGTCTCACGTGGCAGACGCTTTCGTGGGTGCAGGGCATGAGGTGGTCATTGTAGACAATCTGTCGTCGGGAATCCTCGCCAACAAGAATCCACAGGCACGTTTTTATCGGGTGGATATCTGCATGCCGGAACTTGAGGATGTAATCCACGATGAAAGCCCGGAGATCGTCATTCATCATGCAGCTCAGATATCTGTTCCTTTATCGGTAAAGGATCCCCTTGCCGATGCTGAGGTAAATATCAAGGGAACCTTGAGACTCCTGGAGCTTTCCAAGAAGCACAGCGTCAAGAGATTCATTTTTGCCTCTACAGGTGGGGCAATATACGGAGAGGCAACGGTAGTGCCGACGCCTGAGGAGTACGTGCCGCAGCCATCTTCGCCGTACGCCATCTCGAAATTAAGTTGTGAACACTATATTCGCTTTTACCAGAAGCAGCATAACCTGTTTCCAGTCATCCTCAGGTACAGCAATGTCTACGGACCGCGCCAAATACCGCATGGTGAGGCGGGCGTAGTGGCTATCTTCACGGAAGCTCTCCTGGAGAAGAGGCTGCCGATCCTGAACCATTTTCCCGATGAACCCGAGGGCATGGTGCGGGATTACTGCTTTGTAAAGGACATAGCGTCGGCAAACCTTTTAGCGGCAAGCACCAGCAAACCGGGGACGTACAATATCGGAACCGCAAGGGGCACAACCACCAGACAACTTTACGAAGGGATTCTCAAGGCCTTGCGCGTAAAAGACATTGATTTATCTGAGGTGTACGACCATCCAAAAACCGCGGACGCACGAGAAGGAGACATCAAGGTAAGTACCCTCAACATTGCCAGTGCACAACAGAAATTGGGCTTCATTCCAGCCTTCCAGCTTCACGAGGGTCTTGCACAGACGGTGGAATGGTATCTTGCCAGGCAAAAGGCCATAGGCGATTAG
- a CDS encoding ribonuclease Z, translated as MKLKILGTGTATPSLQRVSSSYLLSTTGRVVLVDVGPSVVRRLLEYGYTTNDVDIIALTHFHPDHSVDLATFLFASNYGDTTRKKPLVILGGEGLEDFYQRFVHVYRWLSPVGYDLELKSLPTGTWRLGEISVSTASSNHNPESIALRIKERRKGGKSIVFTGDTGYSKKIVILASRADLLVSECSFPNKNVRGHLNLNILGRIVQEAKPKRVILSHLYPEWEDFKGILPAPLLLGFDGLELEI; from the coding sequence ATGAAACTAAAGATCCTGGGAACAGGGACAGCAACGCCCTCATTGCAGCGCGTCTCCTCCTCCTATCTTCTCTCCACTACAGGACGTGTAGTACTTGTCGACGTGGGTCCTTCTGTGGTGCGACGGCTGCTGGAGTACGGGTACACCACCAACGATGTTGACATAATCGCGCTGACTCATTTCCATCCCGATCATTCAGTTGACCTTGCCACTTTCTTGTTTGCCTCCAATTACGGGGACACGACAAGAAAGAAGCCGCTCGTGATTTTGGGCGGAGAGGGGTTGGAGGACTTTTATCAGAGGTTCGTTCACGTATACCGGTGGCTTTCACCGGTTGGATACGATCTCGAACTCAAGTCCTTGCCGACCGGCACCTGGCGTCTCGGAGAAATTTCAGTTTCGACGGCGAGCAGCAACCATAACCCGGAGAGCATAGCCTTGCGGATCAAAGAGAGGAGAAAGGGCGGGAAAAGCATTGTCTTCACGGGCGACACCGGATACTCGAAAAAAATTGTTATTCTCGCATCGCGTGCGGACCTCCTCGTCAGCGAATGTTCTTTCCCCAATAAGAATGTCCGTGGTCATCTGAATCTGAATATACTGGGGAGGATTGTGCAAGAGGCAAAACCAAAGCGGGTTATCCTGTCCCATCTGTACCCCGAGTGGGAGGACTTCAAAGGCATATTGCCGGCGCCCCTGCTCCTGGGTTTTGACGGACTGGAACTGGAAATTTAG